The stretch of DNA TCGCCCGATCTCGCCGTCGTGCGCCAGTCGACCTAGCTGAAGACGCGGATCGCCGCGAGCCTGCTTGATTTCGGTTACACGCGGCAGTGGTTCTTCGATCGCTTGGTAACACCGGGCATGAATGTTGCCGCCCTGATGGCAGACCGCCCTGCCCTGCGCGACTGGGCGCGTGAACACGCCCCCGGAAGCCGGCATGCCAGCGCCACCTGCCGGATGGGCCGCACCGACGATTCCAAGGCCGCCACCGACCTGGCAGGCCGGGTCATCGGCGTCAACGGCCTCAGCATCGCGGATGCCTCGATCATGGCGTGCGTGGTCAACGCCACAACCTCATCACCATCATGATCGGCGAGAAGATCGCCGACGGTCTGCTGAAGACAACCTGACCTGTGATACCGGGCGACCGAAGGGAGAGCCGGGACCTCGACAGGGCAGCGCCGATCCCTCGAGGTCCCAGCCCTCTGCCCTTCAGTCTACAGCCGGGATGACACCCGGGCAAAGGTCAGCGCTTGGTCTAGTCGTTGTCGTCGAGATTGGCTCCGGCGCCTTTGGCGCGGGACTCGTCGGTCGCTGGTGCGTAGGTCCTGTGCGCCAGCGTCATCAGCGTCGCCCATGCGGTTTCGTCGACCTCCGCCCGTGACAGCCACGGCTCCACCGGCAAGGCATCATGCTGTGCCGTGCAGCGCAGGTTGACGCCGGTATCGGCGTGAAGCGCCGCGCCGCCCGCTTTCATCGCCTCGTGAGAGACAACGACCGTTGCATCCTCCCAAGCGATCACGACACAACCCTCCTCGCGCACCACGAAGGCTGCGACAAGCAGGGGATGACCGACCTCGTCGAACGTCAAAGACTCATCACCCGCCAGGACATCCAGACTGTCACCCAGCAGCGCGCCGACACGCAGGGGACAACGTTGCGCACGATCCCAGTCGCTGCAGCAGCATGTTTCAGCCGCCGTCAGGTGCCCGGCCAGCAGACGTCCACCGTCTTCACCGCGGGCGCAGAGCCAGCGTGCCGCCTTGCCCGCTTCCTCCGCCATGCCCCAGGGGCAACCGATGCCGCGCGCGGCCTTCTTGGCCATGGCATCAAGTTCGTTGAACGACACCTTCACGGCAGCACCGGGTAGGACCAGTCGTCGCGCGGCGCATCGGCAAGTTCATGAGGGAACGGCGCACCACGGTACATGTTGATCCGCACCCATCGATCCGACTTCGGATCGAAATGGCTCGCCCCGAAGAAACTCAGCTTGCAGCGCAGCATGTCAATCGGCAGCAGGTCCGACGCGATCGTGTTGTCGCGAACTTCCGCATAGGGGAAGCGCGCCATGGCCTGCACGCGCCGAACGGCATAGCGGTGTCGCGGATGGGCCAGCAGGAAGTCCGCGACTCTGCACTCGTCCTCCCAGGTGTCGATGGCCTGTCGCAGCGCCGCAACGTCCCGACCCGGCGCCAACGGCTGCTCGTAAGGCTCGATCGGCTCTTCGAAGCGCTCGCCCAGGCGCGGCTCCAACTTTTCCTCGGAGACGTACCAGACGCGCGCCCGGCTTGCCGCCGCGCCCCAGTCGACATCGAGCGCCCAGCCGTAGTGCCGGTCGACCAAGGTGGAGAGCGTTCGCAATGGTTGCCCGCCATCGATACGGAACGCGGTCAGTTCGTCGGCGCTCATGGTGGGGGTGAGATCATCGACTAGATCGCCATAGGGCTCCAGGAGCAGCGAGACCAGCTGTTCCTGCCCCTCGAGCGAGAGACTGGCTTCGGCCCAGAGGTAGAGGCGATCCCAGGGCCGATCCTCGGCGAACGACTGGCCGCGGACATGCTCCGAGAGCTTCGCCAGATCGGCGTAGAGTGCGTCGAGCTTCTCGGCCTGCAGGGGATGCTCGCGCGGCCAAAGATCGGCATTCAGGCAGGCACGCTCCAGCACCGTGCGAAACACGGCAATCTCCAGCTCGGAGGCGCGCTCGACCGATCGGACCCGCGCCAGCGCCGTTTCGCGCGCGGCGATCCAGTTGTTGAGCAACGCCGGGTGCGTGATCAGGAACGGCGCCATGCCGAGGCCCGTCGAGTTGCCGACACCGAAACGGCGGCGCACAGCAGGATCCATCGCCACGGCCGTCTCGGGTGACCTCGTGCGCGCCAAGTGCTCGACCAGGTCGAGCGTGAAGGCACGGATCAGCCAGACCGACAGCATCTCGGCCTGAAACGGCCCGGCGAACTCCGGCCGGGTACAGATCAGCTCGCGGTCGGCCGCACCGAACTTGCCGGAGCCGTAAACTGCCGTCGTGCGCATCAGGTAGCCGACCGCATTGATCCTGTCGGCATCGGGCTGGCGGCCGGCGGCAAGGCTTTCGATGACATGGTCGAACAGGCGCACCGACCGGTTGGCGCGGGAGACGGAGAGCTCACGCTCGCTGTAGCGGCCCGCCTCCTGAATCGGCACGTTGCGCGACAGCCGCTCAATGTCGTCATCAGTCGGCACACCGTCGAACAGTGCAAAGGTTGCGTCCCAGGCTTCGGCGATCACACGATCCGAGCGCAGGTCATCGGGCAGGTCATGGGCGAAAGCGACCAGGCTGTATGCGTTCTCCGGTCCGGCCGCAGTGTAGACGGCGACACCGACACCCTTGTCGTCGATCGCGAAGCGCGGCCGGTTGAAGGTCCAGGCTTCGTCCCGCAGGCGCCGCAGCAGCGTGCGCATGAACGACAGGCGGCACTGGTGGAAACTTCCCATGCGCGCCAGCCGCATGACCTGCTCGGGCGGGCGCAACGCGACATCTTGGGAAAGGGTGGCAATGTCCGTCAAGGAGTTATCCGTTCGATGGCGATCCAAGTCCTACGACCAAGCGAGTCCCCTTACAATGGCCGCACGATTCCCAGCCGAACGCAAGGCTGTCACGCCCCCGAGACGTGCGAACGACCTTCTGAGGGTGTGTTCGTCTAGACCAATTTCGTTGACTGGAGCCCGCCATGTCCCACGCCCCGGATGTCTTCGACGATCCCTTCATGGGCGAGCCGTACCTCCTGACACCCATCCCTCTGACCACCAGTCGTGCGGTCAAGGAAGCCATGCTGAAGGACTGGGGCTCTTGGGATGGTGACTTCCGCGCGGTCACACGTGCGGTCTGCGAGATGCTCGTCGATCTCGCCGGCGGTGCCGACGGCGTGCTCGACTGCGTTCCGATGCAGGGCAGCGGCAGCTTCATGGTCGAGGCTGTGCTGGCGTCATTCGTGCCACACGACGGCAAGGTGCTCGTCTTGGCCAACGGCACCTACGGCCTGCGGATTGCGCAGACAATGGACTGTTTCGGGCCCGCCTAAACGCTGATCGACAAGGGCGACTACCTGCCGCCGCGAGGCGAAGAGGTCGCCGCGGCACTCGCGGCCGGTCCCACGACCAGCCATGTCGTTGCCGTTCATTGCGAGACCAGTTCGGGGATCCTGAACCCGATCGAGGAGATTGCGGAGACCACACATGCCACGGGGCGCAAGCTGCTTGTCGACAGCATGGGCGTCTTCGGCGCCGTCGAACTCGACTACAGACGCATCAGCTACAACCTCCTGAAGGCCAAGGGGTTCATCATCTATTCGGGTAAGCTGACGGTGGTGGAGAGCTTCCGGGTGGGCTGCATCGGCCGCATGGACGAACACGTCATACGCCGTCTCGTGGCGGCCGCAAGGGATGCGCTAACGGAGATGACCGCCTGCGGCCGCACTGGAAGAGCGTGCCAAGCTGGCGACCTGACGTGCTTTTCTTATGGCTCGAAAGTCGTTAGCGCAACGCCTACAAGGTGCCCCCAACCAAGTTCAACAGGATACGACCATGATCCGCGCCGCTACCAAAACCGCCGTTTTCTCGGGTGCCCTTGCCATCGCTCTTGCGTTCGCTCCGCCCCCGGCTTCAGCCTGGACAGCGGTGCCCATGCCGCATTCGCGGCGATCGACTCCGAGGACCTGAGGGGTCGCAATGGGACCCGACAGCTTCCGGAACCTCTCGACCACGACGGCGATCTCTTTCTCGACAACGGCAGCGGTCCGTTCGATACGGCCAACCTGATGTGCACCTCCAGCATCCATAACGACGGTGCGACCGGCGCGATGACCGGCA from Rhodospirillales bacterium encodes:
- a CDS encoding DUF3726 domain-containing protein, whose product is MKVSFNELDAMAKKAARGIGCPWGMAEEAGKAARWLCARGEDGGRLLAGHLTAAETCCCSDWDRAQRCPLRVGALLGDSLDVLAGDESLTFDEVGHPLLVAAFVVREEGCVVIAWEDATVVVSHEAMKAGGAALHADTGVNLRCTAQHDALPVEPWLSRAEVDETAWATLMTLAHRTYAPATDESRAKGAGANLDDND